The nucleotide window CAAACTTGCAGAGGAAGACTTGCAGATAGGCCTTGCAATATCACTACATGCGCCAAACAACGAGATGCGCAAGTGGTTGGTGCCAACTGCATCACCTCACTCCGTCGAAGACATCATATCTGCTGGAAAACGATATTTCAGAAAAACTGGACGACGTGTAACATTTGAGTATGCTCTAATTGATGGCGTAAATGATTCACCAGAAACCGCAGAGGAATTGGCCTGGCTTTTGAGGGGAAATGGCTCTCATGTCAATCTGATTCCAGTAAATCCAACCGCAGGCGATTTTGAGCGCCCATCGCGAAGAAATGTACTAGAGTTTGAGGACATTTTGTTGGACAGTGGAGTGAACTGTACTGTTCGAGTCGAAAAGGGCTCTGAGATATCTGCCGCATGCGGACAATTGCGAACCGACGTGGTCAAAAAAGGAAAACCAAATCCTCGCAAGTACTAGAGATCGCCACACCCTGACGTAACACTTAATTCAATAATGTAGAGTCCTTGAATTTGTGCGAGTATTACAATTACACTGCGATAGCATAGAGTATAATCCAATCAAAAAAGAGATAAAATCTGCAGAAGAAATAACGCCAGAACCAAAAAAAATTGAAGAGGTAGTTGTCTGTTTTGTGGCAATTGAATCCGGTGATGACTCTGAAATTGCGCAAAAGGCAATTGCCGAGATCAAGACCAGCATGGGAAAGGTTGGATGCAAAAAATTATTGTTATACCCATATGCCCATTTGAGCTCAAACCTGGCATCGCCAAGCACCGCACTATCACTACTAAAAGAAATGGAGTCGTCCGCATCTGATCTGGAAGTATCTCATGCGCCGTTTGGCTGGACCAAATCATACAATGTCAAAGTAAAGGGGCATCCACTAGCAGAAAGCTCAAAGGTCTTTACAAAAGAAGGACCATCCCATGATCACCATGGACACTCACATGATGATGAGGGCCAAGCATCAGAGGCACTAAAATCTGAATCCAAAATCAAGTCCTTCTGGTATATCATGTCACCAGATGGTATCATGACTGAGGTTGACAAGTTTAACTTTGCAAAACATCAAAAACTAGAGGTCTTGGCAAAATACGAGGCCGCCAAGAAAAGGGCAGTGGATGAGCCACCACCACACGTTAAACTAATGAAAAAGATGGCAATTGCAGACTACGAGCCTGCATCAGATTCTGGCAACATGAGGTTTTACCCAAATGGACGATTAATCAAGTCCTTGTTGGAGCGATTCGTCACAGACCAAGTCAAGGAATATGGCGGATTGGAAGTAGAGACTCCAATAATGTATGATTCGCATCACCCAAGCATGGAGAGCTACTTTAATCGATTCCCGGCAAGACAATACAACATCAACACAGAAGGCAAGCAACTGTTTTTGAGATTTGCAGCATGCTTTGGACAGTTCCTAATGGCAAATGACTTTCAAATCTCTTACAAGAACATGCCAATGAAACTGTACGAGCTTACCAGATATAGCTTTAGGCGAGAACAATCCGGAGAATTGGTTGGCCTCAGAAGATTGCGTGCATTTACAATGCCTGATTGCCATGCGTTTTGCACCGACATTCCGCAAGCAATAGATGAATTCAGGAAACGCTTTGATCTATCACAACATGTCCTAAAAGAGGTTGGAATTACAGAGCCAGACTATGAGATGGCAATCCGTTTCACAGAAGAATTTTACAATGAAAATAAATCCCACATTGAAGAGCTGGTCAAAAAGATGGGAAAGCCAGTCCTAGTAGAAATGTGGAAGGAGAGATTTTTCTATTTTGTCTTAAAATGGGAATTCAACTATGTGGATGATATGGGAAAAGCATCTGCGCTATCCACTGATCAAATCGATGTGGAAAACGGAATGCGCTATGGAATAAAATATTTTGATGAAAACAACATACCACACCATCCAATCATACTACACAATTCACCAAGCGGTGCCATAGAGCGAGTAATCTATGCGTTATTGGAAAAAGCAGCCTTGGACCAAAAACAAGGAAGAAAGGCACATCTGCCACTGTGGCTTGCCCCAACTCAGGTTAGGATCATACCTCTAAAGGAAGAGTTTTACTCACATTGTGAAGCCCTTGCGGACAAGCTAGTATCGCAAGAGATTCGTGTTGATATAGATGATAGAAACGAAAGCGTAGGCAAAAGAATCCGAGAATCCGAAACAGAATGGATTCAATATAGTCTGGTGATTGGCGAAAAAGAGATTGGCCAGCCAAACCTTTCAGTTAGGGACAGAAAGACAGGTGATGTCAAAGAAATATCATTTGATGCATTTGTTGAGGAGATAAAGTCTCAGACTGTCGGCAAGCCATTTACCAAGCTGAACATGTCGCGTCATCTATCCAAACGACCGCAAATAATGGTCTAAATCTAGTTCGTTTACTTTACACACCTCAAAGTAAAATAGCGATATTATGAATTTCACAATGGGCATGAATATTTTGGTCGCAGAGGACAGCGTCGCATATGGGGTATTATACCAAGAGATATTTCAATCAAAAGGCCATACAGTCAAGCTGACATTTGATGGACAGGAATGTGTAGACGAGTATTCATCCAACAAATCTTACGATGTGGTGATTTTGGATTATGGTATGCCAAAAAAGAATGGGCTTGATGCAGCAAAGGAAATTCTGGCAATAAATCCAAAGCAAAACATTGTCTTTATCTCAAGCTTTGGTGATCAGCTGGAATCACAAATTGAGGATCTTGGGTGGGGCAAAAAGGTCCAATTTGTGGAAAAGCCCTTCAGCTCAGTTGCTCTGGTCAATAAAGTAGAGCAACAATATTCAGAATCACTCCAAAAAATACCTGCCAAGTAAATTGCTATTGATTTATTTTCTAGTGGATTTTTGAGATTTGTATGAGTTATCTGGATTTGTATCTGACCAAGGATCCACTGTTAATCAGTCCGGGTGAGGCAAAAAATCCAACTGCCACGGTATTTGGTATTCCATTTGATTCAACTCATTCTTACAAGCCCGGCTGCCGATTTGGCCCAGATGCAATAAGAAAGGCCTTTAACAATATCGAGATTTTCCATCCTGATTTAGGAATTGATCTGGAAACTGCATCAATTGAAGACTTGGGCAATACGATGCACACTGCAAATGTGGAAGACATGTTGGATATGGTGGGTAAATTAACATCAGAGCTGACCAAAAAAGACCGACTGTTGGTGATTCTGGGTGGTGAGCACTCCCTCACATATGGAACATACATGAATGTCCCAAAAGACACCGGATACATCGTATTTGATGCTCATTATGATCTACGAGACGGATATGCCGGGGAACAATACAGTCACGCATCATATCTTAGACGAGTAGTTGAGAAAAAAGGTGCAGACAAAATAATTCATGTCGGTGCACGATCGTTTGTCAAAGAAGAACTATCATTTCTCAAAGAAAACAAAATCAAAACTATCACCGACAGAGATATTCGCGATGGCAAAGGACCAAAGATGGTAAAAGACGCTCTGTCTACATTTGATAAAACATACATCAGCGTAGACTTGGACGTGCTGGATCCTGCATTTGCGCCAGGTGTTGGTAACCCAGAGGCAGTAGGAATCACATCCCGCGAATTGTTTGATATGATCCATGCGACCAAGGACTCGAAAATCTCGGTGCTGGATGTGGTGGAATTAAACCCAACATATGATAATGGCGCTACGGCATCGCTTGCAGCCAAGCTGTTATCTACACTGGTTGCCATGAATTTTAAATAGACTGAAATTTTCTTTTGTGTAATTGCTAAATAATCTACGAGACTCGCTAAAACCAACACTGGAAAAGCTTGGCGCAAAGTTTGGCGCAACTGGACTTTCTCCCAACTTTTGGACCGGCGTTGGATTGGGTTTTGCGTTTTTGTGCTCGATGGTATATGGTCTAAATTCGTACATAACACATCCTTGGTTCAACGCTGCAATAATTGGCGGCATATTGCTTTTGGTTTCTGGATTTTTTGATATGGTGGACGGCCAAGTTGCCAGATACACCAAAAAGGTCTCAAAAAAGGGCGGATTTCTGGACTCTGTGTTTGACAAGATTGCCGAGGTTGCAATCTTTGCTGGATTGTTAGTTGGAGGATTTGCCGAGCCAATCTGGGTTTTATTGGCAATCACACTATCATTGCTGGTCAGCTATACAAGATCCAGAGCAGAATCACTTGGAATCAAGCTGCAGGGAATAGGAATTGGCGAGCGAGCAGAGAGATTGCTAGTAATTGCAATAATTGGTATGATTCCTGGCTTGATGCCGTATGCCATAGGAATTGTGATAGTAATTGCCGGAATTACCTTTATTCAGAGAATTATAGTGACGTCAAAAAACATTGCAGACTAACGTAATCTGCCAGTCTTTCTTCGAGAATCAGCTGATCTGATTTTCAGGATGCCAAAGTGAATTGCGCAAGAGATGCAGTACCATTTTAGAATTGATGGTGATGCAATGTATGCTCCTTGTGCTCTGAGCTCTTTTGCAAGTGAGTGCTCAACCAAGCTTAGTCTTGATGTGACTTTTTTTGCCTTGTCTTTTGGTACGGTTGCTCCGCAGTTTGTGCACTGTATACGGTCAGATGAGCCCTTGCCGCCCTTTCGTCGTCCTCTGCTTGCACGCTTTAATGGCATGGTATGCCTTCCGAGTGCCTCTTTATATTCTTGGTGTGATCTAGTCGGATTTTTGCGATACCAGATACACTGCAAACTTGTTATCTGCATCTATGGTGTAGTCTGATATTTTTTCAAACTCGTATCCTTTGATGGTCCTTACCTTTTGGTATAGCGATTCACCAATTACCAATGTGTTTGGTCTTGCAAGCGAATTGATCTTGGAGCATGTGTTTACTGTAGAGCCAAAGATATCATCAATGGCAGATGTTGCAACTATTGCTACTCGAACTGGGCCAAACATTGCGCTGATTCTATAGCTGACCTCTGGCAGTTTTTCAGCAAGTAATGCATGGTTTATTGTCTGCCTTGCCTCGATTAACTTCATACAGCAATGCATCATCTCTGAGAATGGCTCTGATTCATCAGAGTCGGTCTTTGGAAAATAATACAGTAACGCATCACCAATGTTTTTGACCACCACGCCATGGTTTTGTGTAATTGCAGTGGCAGTAGAATTTAGAAATATCGAGTAAAACTTGCTAGTCTCCATGTCTGATAGCTTGGCAGTAAGTTTCGTAGAACCTACAATATCCACAAAACACACACAATAATTGGAACTATACTGAGAGAACTGCAATAGGATGTCTTTTTGCTGCTTGATTACGTCTTCTCTTTCCTTGATTTTGAGCAGCGAGTCTTGGATCTTTTCTGCCATCTGATCAAAGGAATGCGCAAGCTGCCCAATCTCGTCTTTTGTCTTGATGTTGGTTCTGACATTAAAGTCACCGTTTGCGATTTGGTTTGCAGCGTTTTTTAGCTTGATTAACGGCTTTGACAATAACTTTGAGAGAAAGAATGCAGCAGCTCCAACTATTATGGTGATGATTGCACCAAGTACGATAATTTTGTCTCTAAGGTCTGCTACTGGCTCAAATATCTCTTCATTGTCTATCTCTACTAGTAACACCAAGCCCAAATTTTTGATGCAGCTTGATGCGCCTTCCACATCTCGGTGTCTGTAATCATTGTATGAACCGTAGTGATTTTGGCCTGTGGTAAAGCATGTTTCAACAGGTATGTTGTCTATTTTTTGATTAAATGCCGCATTTGGAATGAATCTTGACTCGGATACCAAGATACCGTTTTCATTTACCAAGTATGCCTCACCTGTTTTCCCTAGGCCTTGCCTGTCCAGCAGAATTTGATCAACTAGTTTTGTGTTTGCGGTAATTATTGCAACACCGAGTATTGCACTCTCCTTTGATTTTTCGTATATTGGTGATACCGTGACTGTCTTTCTTTTGTTGTCCTTGCCAAGCATAATTTGTGAGAATGTTTCTTTTGTACCTTTGATGAAAGTCGGGTCATCCAAATAACTTTCCTTAGTCTTTGTGTTTACCAAAGCAAAGTGGCGCTTGCCATTAATTCCGATTATCTCAACGTTTTCAAGATCATTCAGTCCGCCGATGCTTGCCTCAAATGCTTGCACCTCCACTAGAAACCCGAATCGATGATCCGCAATTGACTCTGCCAGTTTTTCATCGTCCGATATGGCGTTTAGGCCAATCATCAGATTCTTTATCATTGGATTTGTGGTGATTACTTGAATTTGCTCTATTTTGGAGCTCAAAATATTGTCCACTGATGCGCCCCTGATTGCAGATTCTCCCTTTAGCTGGTTTATGACCCTCTCTTCCAGTATGATGTTTGCGTAATGAAATGAAAAGAAGATGGTGATTCCGATTCCAATTAGGGATACTGTCATGACCAGTGAGACAAGCTTTTTGTCCAGCGTGACAGGAATTGGAGCCCTCATGGGTTTGATCGATTTTGCTTGGAATATCTCTTTTTCTCAGATTACTAGCTAAATTTATGCTAGTTCGACGTGATATGATGTGATGCGAGGCCTGTGTCACGTATGTCTGCAATCAAACGTGGAACTAGTAATAGAGCGTGGCCAAATTCTGTGCCAGGCTTGTCTGAAAAAAGCAAAAAACTAAATCCAAATCAGCTTGAGCAATCCAAGTGAAGCTTGCCGTTTTCTCGCATTGTACAATAGATGAGATAAAGATCAATGATGATCTGTATGAGAGGCCTGGTGGGCCTGCATGCTATTGCGGACTGGCTGCTAGGGAAATGGGTTTTGATGTGGAACTGGTGACAAAGTTTGGAACAGATTACACATTTTCTGATCAATTATCTCAAAACAAAATAAAATTTCAAAATACACCATCGCAAAAACCAACGACTAGATTCAGATTGGAAATAAACGATACCGACAGGACATTGTGGATAAAAAATACATGCGATAAAATCGAATACACCAAAACTAATGCAGATGGAATTCTGATCAGCCCAGTCTTTGATGAAGTATCTTTGGATGTATTGGAGAAGATAAAATCCGATGCAAACTTGGTCGCATTGGATCCTCAGGGGTTTTTGAGGCGGGCAGGGCCTGATGGTATGGTATCATTTGAGCGAACAAATCTGGACCTATCAAACATTGATGTGTTAAAGTCCGACCCAGGCGAGGTGAATAATCTGACAGGTCTTGAAGGACTGGAAGGCGCCAAACTGTTGCACAAAAAAATAGATCACATACTATACACAAACAAGCGCGACGTGTCATTATTTTACAAAAACAAACAATATTCCATCACGCTACCCAACATGGATATTTTTGATACATCTGGTGTTGGCGATATCTTTACTGCCACATATTGTTGTACAATGTTAAAGGAAAAGGATGCTTTGTGGGCACTAAGCTTTGCAGGTGGTGCAGCTCAGGCAGCTCTGGAATCAAAAGAGGTTGGACTGGACAAAATACCGCCAAAAGGCGCCACCCAGACAAATGCCTCGTATTTCTACAATATTATAAAGTTCAAAGACGTCTAAGCTTTTATTATAATCTAACAAACTGATCATTTGTGCAAATAGGAATCTCTGGTCTTACACCAAATGACATTGCAGTGAAAACAATCAAGACCGTTTTAGATGATTATGGAATTACATCGACCTATGTTGGATACAAGGCAAGAAAGGACCTTGATTGCATTATAGTGACTGGCGGTGATAGGGGTGTTCGCAATTATTTTCACAAAACCCAGGACGCACAGGTCCCTGTCCTCGGTGTTGGCGAGTCCGAGTCCAGTGGTTTTTTGGCACAAGTTGATCTAAAGGAATTCTCCAGTATGGTAAACAGGATAAAAAAATCAGACTATGAGATATCGGAATTTTCAAGGCTGGCAGTCAAAATAGATGGCAAGCCCGTCTATCCAGTACTGAATGATGTAGCTGTGTTTTCATCAAAATCTGCCATGTTAATGGAGCATGTATTGCGAGTAAACCATGAAGAGGTCTGGCATGATTCCAGTGATGGTGTAATCATATCAACACCTACTGGCTCGTCTGCATATTCAATGTCGGCAGGAGGACCAATGATATTTCAGGACTCGCCAGTGTTTGGTATTGTATCTGTTAATTCTCTAGATATTACCAGGAGACCGCTAATCGTCCATGACACCAGCCTAATTGAGGTAGATGATGTACGATCCAGACTGTTCTGCGAAGTGGTATTGGATGGTGTGGATAGATTCAGAATAAACAATACACTCGAGTGCACAAAATCCGCACCATCTGCCAAGGTCATAAAAATAAAAAAAGACTCTACTGCAGTATCTGCTCTGACCAAAAAGGTCCGGCTGGCAGAAGACCTGCTAAACATGCCTCCAAGCTCAAAGCTTTTGCTAAAAACACTGGAATATGAGGGGTCTTTGACTCAGCGAGACCTAGTCACCAGAACCTTACTCCCAGACAGAACAGTCCGACTGGCGCTGCGACATTTATTGGACAAGGGCTATGTCAAAAAGAAGATATCAATTCGAGATGCACGGCAGAAAATCTACGAAATATCAAAGACCTAGCTTGCAGATGCACGAATAAAGGCCTCAAAGGATTCCTCTGGAAAGCCAGGCCTGCTGTTAAACTCTGGGTGGAATTGTACCCCAAAATAGAATTTGTGAGACGGTATCTCTAGCATCTCCATTCTCTTGGAATTATCAGATTCTGCTGAAAAGATCAATCCGTTTTTCTCAAATGCTTCCAGATATTTGGTGTTGATTTCATATCGGTGTCGATGTCGCCTTGCAACATGATCAGAGCTGTATGTCTTGTGAGCTATGGTATTTTGTTTGATGGTAATGTCGTGCGCCCCCAGTCTTAGTGAGCCGCCCATGTTTGATACTGTTTTTTGCTCTGGCAGCAAATCCACTATTGGATGTGTAGTGTTTGGGTCTAGCTCTGTCGAATTTGCATCGGAATAATTACAAACGTGTCTGCCAAATGCAACTGCTGCAAGCTGAAATCCAAAACAGATTCCAAGATATGGAATATTTTTCTCTCTTGCAAAGTTTGCTGTTTTTATTATTCCCTCAGAGCCTCTAGAACCAAATCCTCCCGGCACTAAAATTCCGTTATACTTTGATAGTATGTCCACGTTTCCGTTTATTCCCTCTGAGTCAATCCAGTCTATTGTGATGGTTTTTCCTATCTTTGCGCCTGCGTGTTTTAGTGCGTGGTTTACGCTGACATAGCTATCTGCCAGTGTGACGTATTTTCCAACCATTGCTATTTTTATTTCGCCTTCGCCGTGCTGCATTGACTGGACAATTCTGTTCCAGCTGTCCCAGTTTGCAGCGGAGTTTATCATGCCTACCTTGCCAAATTTAGTAAATATCGTATCTACAATTCCCTGCTCAAATAGAATCTGCGGCACCATAAAGATGGACTTTACATCATGGCATGAAAATACATCATTTGCGGTTACGTTTGTAAACATGGAGATTTTTTTCTTTGTTGATTCCAATAATGGTGTGGTACATCTCACTGCCATCAAGTCTGGCTGGATACCGATTCTTCGCAATTCCTGGACGGAGTGTTGTGTTGGTTTGGTCTTTTGCTCACCTACCACATCTAGTGATGGTGCCAAAGTAACGTGGACGAAAATAACACCTGTTGGACCTTCTTCCAGTCTTAGCTGTCTTAGTGCCTCTAAAAATGGCAATGATTCTATATCTCCAACTGTTCCACCACACTCTACTACCAACATGTCAAGCTTTTCGTCTTCGGCTATTTTGCGAATTCTTCGCTTTATCTCGTCTGTGACATGGGGTATGATCTGAACACATGCGCCCAAATATTCGCCCTTTCTTTCAGCCTCTATTACAGAAGAGTAAATCTGGGCAGTTGTAATGTTGTGGGTTTTTCGGATGTTTTGGTTTAGGAATCGCTCATAGTTACCAATATCCATATCGCATTCGCCGCCATCGTCCGTAACATAGACCTCACCGTGTGCGATAGGATTCATGGTACCTGCGTCATAGTTTAGGTATGGATCTATCTTTACACAAGAGACCTTTTGGTTTGATAATTGTAATAGTTTGGCAATCGATGATGAGACTACACCCTTGCCTAGGCCGGACATGACTCCACCTGTCACAAAAATGAACTTTGTCTGCACATTTGGATAAGGAAAATCATGTTTTTATTTCTTTTTTTGCGGATATGCTTTAATCGACATGATTTGTGTCTCAAAGAATGATCGAAGACCTCTGGGTATCAATTCTGGGTAGTGTGGCAGCTGCCCTAGTTACTGGGAGTTTTGTGCCACAAGTGATTCGTGGTTATAGGACAAAGAGCCTAAATGACGTCTCGTATTGGCTCATGATTACCATATGTGTTGGGCTTTGTCTGTGGATCGTATATGGTATAATAAAACAGGACTGGGTCATAATTGGCGCCAACATCTCTACAATAGCGCTAAACGTGATATTATTGGGACTGAAGATCAAGTATTCAAAATAATCTATTTTGTTGCTGCCTTTAGCTGTTTGGTAAATGCGGTAATGGTTTTCTGGATTTTATTGGATGGTGTCTTTTCTATTATTTTGATTAGTGCCGAGCCAACAATTGCAGCATCTGCACCAGATTTTATGTAATCTTTAATGTCCTGTGGTGTGGATATGCCAAAGCCAATTCCAACTGGGACATTTCCTTTTGCGATTTTTTTAGTGTTTTTTAGCGCATCGATTGTGTATTTTTGAATTTTATTTTGCACACCAGTTGTACCAAACACAGATACCAGATACAAAAATCCTGTAGTCTGTCTTACTATTTGGGATAGTCTGGATGTGCTGGTGTTTGGCGAGACCAAAAATATCGTATCCAGTTTGTGTTTTTTTGCGGCCTTGAGATATTCCTTTGATTCTTCCACTGTCATGTCTGGCGTTATTATTCCGTCCAGGCCTGCCTCTTTTACTAATTTGAAAAATTGTTCATATCCTTTATGATATAGAATGTTGGTGTATGTCATTAGTACGAGTGGAATCTGACTTTCTTTTCTGATTTGCCTAACTAAATCCAAAAACTGGCTCATCTTAGTTCCCCTT belongs to Candidatus Nitrosotenuis cloacae and includes:
- a CDS encoding CTP synthase — its product is MQTKFIFVTGGVMSGLGKGVVSSSIAKLLQLSNQKVSCVKIDPYLNYDAGTMNPIAHGEVYVTDDGGECDMDIGNYERFLNQNIRKTHNITTAQIYSSVIEAERKGEYLGACVQIIPHVTDEIKRRIRKIAEDEKLDMLVVECGGTVGDIESLPFLEALRQLRLEEGPTGVIFVHVTLAPSLDVVGEQKTKPTQHSVQELRRIGIQPDLMAVRCTTPLLESTKKKISMFTNVTANDVFSCHDVKSIFMVPQILFEQGIVDTIFTKFGKVGMINSAANWDSWNRIVQSMQHGEGEIKIAMVGKYVTLADSYVSVNHALKHAGAKIGKTITIDWIDSEGINGNVDILSKYNGILVPGGFGSRGSEGIIKTANFAREKNIPYLGICFGFQLAAVAFGRHVCNYSDANSTELDPNTTHPIVDLLPEQKTVSNMGGSLRLGAHDITIKQNTIAHKTYSSDHVARRHRHRYEINTKYLEAFEKNGLIFSAESDNSKRMEMLEIPSHKFYFGVQFHPEFNSRPGFPEESFEAFIRASAS
- the speB gene encoding agmatinase, with protein sequence MSYLDLYLTKDPLLISPGEAKNPTATVFGIPFDSTHSYKPGCRFGPDAIRKAFNNIEIFHPDLGIDLETASIEDLGNTMHTANVEDMLDMVGKLTSELTKKDRLLVILGGEHSLTYGTYMNVPKDTGYIVFDAHYDLRDGYAGEQYSHASYLRRVVEKKGADKIIHVGARSFVKEELSFLKENKIKTITDRDIRDGKGPKMVKDALSTFDKTYISVDLDVLDPAFAPGVGNPEAVGITSRELFDMIHATKDSKISVLDVVELNPTYDNGATASLAAKLLSTLVAMNFK
- a CDS encoding PfkB family carbohydrate kinase yields the protein MKLAVFSHCTIDEIKINDDLYERPGGPACYCGLAAREMGFDVELVTKFGTDYTFSDQLSQNKIKFQNTPSQKPTTRFRLEINDTDRTLWIKNTCDKIEYTKTNADGILISPVFDEVSLDVLEKIKSDANLVALDPQGFLRRAGPDGMVSFERTNLDLSNIDVLKSDPGEVNNLTGLEGLEGAKLLHKKIDHILYTNKRDVSLFYKNKQYSITLPNMDIFDTSGVGDIFTATYCCTMLKEKDALWALSFAGGAAQAALESKEVGLDKIPPKGATQTNASYFYNIIKFKDV
- a CDS encoding SemiSWEET family sugar transporter — its product is MIEDLWVSILGSVAAALVTGSFVPQVIRGYRTKSLNDVSYWLMITICVGLCLWIVYGIIKQDWVIIGANISTIALNVILLGLKIKYSK
- a CDS encoding response regulator; translation: MNFTMGMNILVAEDSVAYGVLYQEIFQSKGHTVKLTFDGQECVDEYSSNKSYDVVILDYGMPKKNGLDAAKEILAINPKQNIVFISSFGDQLESQIEDLGWGKKVQFVEKPFSSVALVNKVEQQYSESLQKIPAK
- a CDS encoding CDP-alcohol phosphatidyltransferase family protein, with protein sequence MLNNLRDSLKPTLEKLGAKFGATGLSPNFWTGVGLGFAFLCSMVYGLNSYITHPWFNAAIIGGILLLVSGFFDMVDGQVARYTKKVSKKGGFLDSVFDKIAEVAIFAGLLVGGFAEPIWVLLAITLSLLVSYTRSRAESLGIKLQGIGIGERAERLLVIAIIGMIPGLMPYAIGIVIVIAGITFIQRIIVTSKNIAD
- a CDS encoding threonine--tRNA ligase: MRVLQLHCDSIEYNPIKKEIKSAEEITPEPKKIEEVVVCFVAIESGDDSEIAQKAIAEIKTSMGKVGCKKLLLYPYAHLSSNLASPSTALSLLKEMESSASDLEVSHAPFGWTKSYNVKVKGHPLAESSKVFTKEGPSHDHHGHSHDDEGQASEALKSESKIKSFWYIMSPDGIMTEVDKFNFAKHQKLEVLAKYEAAKKRAVDEPPPHVKLMKKMAIADYEPASDSGNMRFYPNGRLIKSLLERFVTDQVKEYGGLEVETPIMYDSHHPSMESYFNRFPARQYNINTEGKQLFLRFAACFGQFLMANDFQISYKNMPMKLYELTRYSFRREQSGELVGLRRLRAFTMPDCHAFCTDIPQAIDEFRKRFDLSQHVLKEVGITEPDYEMAIRFTEEFYNENKSHIEELVKKMGKPVLVEMWKERFFYFVLKWEFNYVDDMGKASALSTDQIDVENGMRYGIKYFDENNIPHHPIILHNSPSGAIERVIYALLEKAALDQKQGRKAHLPLWLAPTQVRIIPLKEEFYSHCEALADKLVSQEIRVDIDDRNESVGKRIRESETEWIQYSLVIGEKEIGQPNLSVRDRKTGDVKEISFDAFVEEIKSQTVGKPFTKLNMSRHLSKRPQIMV
- the trpA gene encoding tryptophan synthase subunit alpha, yielding MSRIQNKFTELESAGEKALITYVMVGYPTYKDTISAVRGLIDGGADIIELGFPFSDPLADGPVIQHASTISLERGTKMSQFLDLVRQIRKESQIPLVLMTYTNILYHKGYEQFFKLVKEAGLDGIITPDMTVEESKEYLKAAKKHKLDTIFLVSPNTSTSRLSQIVRQTTGFLYLVSVFGTTGVQNKIQKYTIDALKNTKKIAKGNVPVGIGFGISTPQDIKDYIKSGADAAIVGSALIKIIEKTPSNKIQKTITAFTKQLKAATK
- a CDS encoding HAMP domain-containing protein → MRAPIPVTLDKKLVSLVMTVSLIGIGITIFFSFHYANIILEERVINQLKGESAIRGASVDNILSSKIEQIQVITTNPMIKNLMIGLNAISDDEKLAESIADHRFGFLVEVQAFEASIGGLNDLENVEIIGINGKRHFALVNTKTKESYLDDPTFIKGTKETFSQIMLGKDNKRKTVTVSPIYEKSKESAILGVAIITANTKLVDQILLDRQGLGKTGEAYLVNENGILVSESRFIPNAAFNQKIDNIPVETCFTTGQNHYGSYNDYRHRDVEGASSCIKNLGLVLLVEIDNEEIFEPVADLRDKIIVLGAIITIIVGAAAFFLSKLLSKPLIKLKNAANQIANGDFNVRTNIKTKDEIGQLAHSFDQMAEKIQDSLLKIKEREDVIKQQKDILLQFSQYSSNYCVCFVDIVGSTKLTAKLSDMETSKFYSIFLNSTATAITQNHGVVVKNIGDALLYYFPKTDSDESEPFSEMMHCCMKLIEARQTINHALLAEKLPEVSYRISAMFGPVRVAIVATSAIDDIFGSTVNTCSKINSLARPNTLVIGESLYQKVRTIKGYEFEKISDYTIDADNKFAVYLVSQKSD
- a CDS encoding 30S ribosomal protein S26e → MPLKRASRGRRKGGKGSSDRIQCTNCGATVPKDKAKKVTSRLSLVEHSLAKELRAQGAYIASPSILKWYCISCAIHFGILKIRSADSRRKTGRLR
- a CDS encoding NAD(+)/NADH kinase, coding for MQIGISGLTPNDIAVKTIKTVLDDYGITSTYVGYKARKDLDCIIVTGGDRGVRNYFHKTQDAQVPVLGVGESESSGFLAQVDLKEFSSMVNRIKKSDYEISEFSRLAVKIDGKPVYPVLNDVAVFSSKSAMLMEHVLRVNHEEVWHDSSDGVIISTPTGSSAYSMSAGGPMIFQDSPVFGIVSVNSLDITRRPLIVHDTSLIEVDDVRSRLFCEVVLDGVDRFRINNTLECTKSAPSAKVIKIKKDSTAVSALTKKVRLAEDLLNMPPSSKLLLKTLEYEGSLTQRDLVTRTLLPDRTVRLALRHLLDKGYVKKKISIRDARQKIYEISKT